A genomic window from Odocoileus virginianus isolate 20LAN1187 ecotype Illinois unplaced genomic scaffold, Ovbor_1.2 Unplaced_Scaffold_28, whole genome shotgun sequence includes:
- the LOC110147324 gene encoding olfactory receptor 52Z1P-like: MAPSSYNYTSPQDMWYVLIGIPGLEDVHSWISIPICFMYIVAIVGNLFLIFLIVTEQRLHEPMYLFLSMLALADVLLATSTVPKMLAIFWFHSMNISFGSCVSQMFFIHFIFVAESAILLAMAFDRYVAICHPLRYTAVLTSSVIGKIGIAAVVRSFIICFPFIFLVHRLIYCGRNIIPHSYCEHMGIARLACDNININIIYGLTVALLSTGLDIMLITMSYTMILCTVFQIPSWTARIKALSTCGSHICVILMFYAPAFFSFFAHRFGGKTIPHHIHILAANLYVVVPPMLNPIIYGVKTKQIQDRVILFFSPISICC; encoded by the coding sequence ATGGCTCCTTCCTCTTACAATTACACCAGTCCTCAGGATATGTGGTACGTCCTGATTGGAATCCCAGGACTAGAAGATGTGCATAGCTGGATCTCCATCCCCATCTGTTTTATGTACATTGTTGCTATTGTAGGTAACCTCTTCTTGATCTTCCTGATTGTGACCGAGCAGCGTCTCCATGAGCCCATGTATCTCTTCCTTTCCATGCTGGCTTTAGCAGATGTCCTGCTCGCCACATCCACAGTCCCCAAGATGCTGGCCATCTTCTGGTTCCACTCCATGAATATATCCTTTGGTAGCTGTGTATCCCAGATGTTCTTCATACATTTCATCTTTGTGGCAGAATCTGCTATTCTCCTGGCCATGGCATTTGACCGCTATGTTGCCATCTGTCATCCACTGAGATACACTGCAGTCTTAACCTCCTCAGTCATTGGGAAGATTGGCATAGCAGCTGTGGTCAGGAGCTTTATCATATGTTTTCCATTCATCTTTCTGGTACATCGACTTATATACTGTGGGAGAAACATCATTCCCCATTCCTACTGTGAGCACATGGGCATTGCCAGATTGGCTTGTGACAATATCAATATCAACATCATTTATGGCTTGACTGTGGCCCTGCTGTCTACAGGACTGGATATAATGCTCATCACTATGTCCTACACAATGATCCTTTGCACAGTGTTTCAGATACCTTCCTGGACTGCGAGAATTAAGGCCCTTAGCACATGTGGTTCCCACATCTGTGTCATACTTATGTTCTATGCTCcagcattcttttccttttttgctcaTCGCTTTGGGGGTAAAACCATTCCTCATCACATCCATATCTTAGCAGCAAACCTCTATGTGGTAGTGCCCCCAATGCTCAACCCCATTATCTATGGGGTAAAAACCAAACAGATTCAGGACcgagtgattttatttttctcccccatCAGCATATGTTGTTAA